Below is a window of Geomonas oryzisoli DNA.
CTTGGGCACGAAGAACGCCTTTTCGATGTCCTCGTCCTTGATCTCCTCCAACTTGCCATGGCCGATGTCGATCCCCTTGTTGGGGAAGCCGTCGCGTGCCCCCTTGGGGGAGTCGATGTGGGTCTTGCCGTCCTTGGTCACCACGTAGCGCTCCACCCAGGTGCGGGTCACGTTGGCGTCGTAAGGCACTTCGTTCTCCACCTTGCACCCCTTGACGCAGAAGCCGCACCCCACGCATTTGCGGGTGTCGACCAGGAAGACCCAGCGCGCCCCTTTCTCGTCCTTCTCGGCGAGAAGCCGTTTCGGGTCGAAGAGTTCCAGGCAGGAGAGGGGAATCGCCAGCCCCCCGGCGATGAGCAGGGATTTCTTGCAGAAGGATCGTCTCGAAATCATCTCTTGTGCCCCTCCTTCCTGGGATCGTGCGGCCAGTGGCAGGTGACGCAGTCCAGTCCGACGTTGTGGGTCTTGGGGTCGATCCCCTTCATCACGCCGCGTCCGCTGTTGGGGTAGGGGAGGCGGGTGTGGCAGCGGGCACAGAGCTCGCGGCTACGGTCGATGGTCAACGACTTGGGATCGTCCGGATGGTTGAGGGCGGGGCCGTGGCAGTTCTCGCAGTTGATGTTGCGGTGCGGCGATTCCTTCATCTCGTCATACTTGTCGGGATGGCAATCCTTGCAGAAGGCGGCGGTCTTGTACTTCACCTTCACGTCCTTCCACTGCTGCTCGTTGCCGGCGCGATGCCAGCCGTACATGTACCCCCTGGCGCCGATCCCGAAATCGGCCGGGACCAGCACTTCGCGCGCCACCAGCACCAGGGCGATCACCGCCAGCACCACGACCAGCGGGCGCCAAACATGACTCTTCACAGGTTCCCTCCTTTGATGCAGTCGTAACGGTTTCCGACAGCGCCGGGCAAAAACTCCGGGCCGTCGATGTTCCTATAACAATGTTCGAAACAAAAACGAAACTCGTGTTTAATGATAACGGCAGACCGCTTGAAAACAAGCAACTTCGCCAGTATTGTTGTTTTATCGGCCTTGCCAAACAGATTAGAAATCTTTTTTTGACAAATCGATTTTCAGGGAGTATGGTGAGGTCCCTGTCGCCCTTGTATACCGTATCGACACCCAGTCGCTGCAGTTGAAGGGAAAAGCGGCAGTTCTGGCAGCCTTGCTCCCCTTCCGCACCGCCGGCATTCCCGGTTGCGCGGAAGGTTGAAACTCGATGGGCAGATTGACGATCCGTTCCTGGTTCGAAAGGGTGGGTTATGTTGTTTTTTGACATGATGCGGGACCCGGCTATCCTGGTCCTTTGCTCAATAGCTCTAGCCGGCTGTTCGGGGCTTCCCGGTCTTGTGTTGCGAGACGGGACACTCGGACAACGGCTGGCCTCGGTAGCCGCGCTGACCAGCTCTCTCCTCGCGCTTCCGTCTCTTCTCTACCTGCTGATAGGTGGTGGAGAAGCAAGCTTCCTCCTGAACTGGAACCTCCCTTTCGGCCCCTGCGAAGTCGCCCTCGACCCTCTCTCTCTATTCTTTCTGATCCCCATCTTTCTGATCTTCCCCGCCGGCTCCCTCTACGCCCTTGGTTACTGGCCCGCCGCCTCGCACAGCTCCCAAAGAAGCGTCACCTTTTTTTACGGTTTGCTGGCCTGCGCGATGGCGCTGGTGGTGGTGTCCCGCAACGGCGCCCTGTTCGTGATGGCGTGGGAGATCATGGCCCTTTCCGGCTATTTCCTGCTGGTCGCTGAGCACCGTGAAGGTGAGGTCCGCGGTGCCGGTACGGTCTACCTGGTGGCGAGCCATCTCGGCGGCGCGGCGCTCCTGGTCCTGTTCGCCTCGCTGTTCATGATCACCGGCAGCTTCGGATTTCCCGCGGCCGGCTCGCTTGCCGTCGGCGCGGGGCTTGCTGCGACGCTGTTTTGGCTCGTCCTGGCCGGCTTCGGATCGAAGGCGGGCATCATGCCGCTGCACCTGTGGCTCCCCTCTGCCCACGCCAACGCCCCGAGTCACGTCTCGGCGCTCCTCTCCGGCGTCATGCTGAAGATCGGGATCTACGGCATCCTGCGCGTGATCTCGTTCTTTACGGAGCGCCCGCTCTGGTGGGGCGGGGTGCTCACCGTGGCGGGGCTTGGCTCGGCCGTGATGGGGATCTGTGTCGCCTCGGCACAGAAGGACATCAAGCGCCTTTTGGCCTACAGCAGCATTGAGAACCTCGGCATCATCAGCGCCGGTATCGGGATGTTCCTCTTAGGGGATGGGACCGGCAACCAGCGGCTCGCCTTCCTGGGGCTTGCCGGCGCGCTCTTCCACGTGCTGAACCACGTCATCTTCAAGCCGCTGCTCTTCTTCTGTGCCGGAAGCGTCATGCACGCCACCGGTACCCGCGACCTGGACCGGATGGGGGGGCTGGCGCGCCGGCTGCCTTACACCGCCTTCTTCACCCTGTGCGGCGCCGTCGCCATCTGCGGCCTCCCCCCCTTCAATGGTTTCGCCAGCGAAATGCTTCTCTACCTTGGCTTCTTCGGCGAGGCCCGTGCCGGCCAGCCCTTCGTCGCCCTCGGCGCGCCGGTGCTGGCACTGGTGGGGGGCGTCGCGGTGATCTCCTTCGTGAAACTCTACGGCATCGCCTTTTTGGGTGAGCCGCGCACGGCTGCCGCAGCCGAGGCCCACGAGGCGACCGGCACCATGCTTGCCCCCATCGCCCTGCTCGCCTGCCTCGCCCTCACCGGCGGACTTTTCCCGCAACTCTTCCTTGCCCTGGTGCAGCCCGCCATGCGGGTCCTCGCCCCTGGCCTGGCCCGCGCAGCCGTGCTCCCCATCGCACCGGTCTGGTTCGCGCTGGCGGGGGTAAGCGTCATCTGCCTGGCGGCGATCCTGTACCTGTTCCTGAAGGCGAAGACCGGCGGCAGTGCGGTATCCGCCCCCACCTGGGGCTGCGGCTACCTCCGTCCCTCCCCGCGCATCCAGTACACCGGGAGTTCGTTCGGCGCGTTCTTCTCCTCGCTTTCAGGCTCGTTGATCCGTACCCGGATCACGGTGGGGCAGGTGGCCGGCCTTACCCCGGCAGCGGTACGGTTGAGCTATCACCCCGAGGAAACCCTGCTGCACCGGGTGGTGCTGCCGGTGCTGAACGTCCTCGGCATCGGCTGCGCCTTCGTGAGGAGGCTGCAGCACGGCGAGGTGCAGATCTATATTCTCTATATCTTCGTGACGTTGATGTTGCTCCTTTTGTGGGTGCATTAGAGTTTGAGACAGCCGTTTGCGCGGTAACTCCTCCCCCCGGAGGGGGGAGGTCGGGAGGGGGGATCAGATGGTGGTTATCCCCCTCCCTAGCCCTCCCCCTCCGGGGGAGGGGACCTGGTGCCTTTCGGGTGGAAGGGGCCGGGTCACGAGAGCGCTCAACGGCTGCAGTAAACGATTCTCCAGGAGTCTTACTCAATAGGAGTTGGACATGATCGACACAATCTTCCACGTGGTGCTGGTGCTGGCCATGCCGCCGCTGCTGCTGGGGGTGATCGGCAAGACCAAGGCGGCCTTCGCCGGACGGGTGGGCGCTCCCTTCCTGCAGCCCTACTACGACATGGGGCGGCTCATGAAAAAGGGGATCGTCCTCTCCGACAGCACCACTTGGATCTTCCGGGCCGGGCCGGTGGTCACGCTCGCCGCCACGCTCTTCGCCGCGCTCCTGGTGCCGCTGGGCAAGCACCCGGCACCGATCTCGTTCGAGGGGGACATGATCCTCTTCGCCTACCTCTTCGCGCTGGGACGATTCTTCACCACCACGGCGGCGCTCGACACCGCCTCCAGCTTCGAGGGGATGGGGGCGGCCCGCGAGGTGAGCTTCTCCTGCCTCGCCGAACCGACGCTCTTCTTCGCCCTGATCACCCTGACCAGGCTCTCCGGGACCATGAGCCTTACCCCCATGCTGCAGCACGTAACGCTCCCGGTCTGGATGGGGACCGGCGCTTCGCTTATCCTGCTGCTGGCCGGCCTCTTCGTGGTGCTCTTGGCGGAGAACTGCCGCATTCCCTTCGACGACCCCAACACCCACTTAGAGCTCACCATGATCCACGAGGTGATGGTGCTGGACCACAGCGGCCCCTATTTCTGCTGCGTCCTCTACGGCGCCGCGTTGAAGCTCTACCTCTTAGGGGCGCTCTTCGTGAACATCGCGCTCCCCTTCGCCTCGGGCAACGCCTACCTCGACTGGGTGGTGTTCGCGGCCGGAATGCTGCTCCTTGCCGTCGCCATCGGGGTGGTGGAATCGGTGATGGCGCGTCTGAGGCTGATCCGCGTGCCGCAGCTTCTGGTGGCGGCCTTGATCCTGACCGCATTCTCCCTGGTCCTGGTTGTGAGGTGACCCTATGAATTCCCTGGCCGACCAGCTGCTGGTTCTCTGCCTTTTGATCAACTTCGCCGTCCTGGGCACCAGCCGCCTCGCCTTCTCGGTGCGCTGCGTCGCGGTGCAGGGGGTGCTGCTCGGGACGCTCCCGGCGCTGGTGCATCCCTTCTCCTGGCACGTCAGCTTCATCGTGGTGAGCATCATCCTGGTCAAGGGAGGGTTGATCCCGATCCTGATCATCCGCGCCATCAAGAAGGCGGAGATCGAGCGCGAGTTCTCCCCCTTCATCGGCTACATCCCCTCGCTGGTGCTGGGGGCGCTCTTCACCTCGCTCGCCTTCATCTTCGCGGCGAAGCTCCCGCTTTCTCCGGAGCACGAGGGGCTCCTGATCGTGCCCGCCGCCGCCGCGACCCTCATGAGCGGCTTCCTGGTGCTCATGGGGCGGCGCAAGGCGATCTCGCAGGTGCTGGGGTATCTCCTCATGGAAAACGGCATCTTCCTGTTCGGTCTGCTCCTGGCCGACGCCATGCCGGTCATGGTGGAGGCGGGGGCGCTCCTCGACCTCCTGGTCGGCATCTTCGTGATGGGCATCGTCATCAACCACATCAGCCGCGAGTTCTCGAGCATCGACACCTCGAGACTCTCCGCGCTGAGGGAGGAATAGCGACATGATGTGGGCCCTGGTCCTGCTTCCGCTTCTCGGCGCCGCGCTCTCCTGGCTTGTACCGGACAACCGCCGGCGCGTCTGGGTGCTCCCCGTTTTCTCGCTTGCGCAGCTCGGGGTGAGTGCCGCGCTCCTGGTGCACACGCCGCCCCCGTCCCCGGCGGGATGGATCTGGCTCGATCCCCTGGGCAAGCTGGTGCTCATGGCCAACAGCGTGCTCTTCACCATCTGCTCCCTGTATGCGGTCGGCTACCTGAGCTACCGGTTGAAGCGTCCGAACCGTATCCTGTGCGCCTCGCTGCTGGTCTGTCTCTCCGCGACCTCGCTGGTGGTCATCTCGCAGCACCTGGGGCTTTTGTGGATCGCGCTGGAGGCGACCACCCTGACCATGGCGCCGCTCATCTACTTCAACCACAACGCCCGCTCCATCGAGGCCACCTGGAAATACCTCCTCATCTGCTCGGTCGGTATCGCCATCGCGCTTTTGGGGCTGTTCTTCCTCGCCTACTCCACCATCGTCGCCAAGCAGGAGGTGAGCCTCCTTCTCCCGACCCTGATCCGGGACGCGGCCGCGCTGCACCCGGGGTGGCGCCACGCCGCTTTCATCTTCCTGCTGGTCGGCTTCGGCTCCAAGATGGGGCTCGCTCCCCTGCACACCTGGAAGCCGGACGCCTACGGCGAGGCCCCGGGGCTCGTGGGGGCGCTGCTTGCCGGCGGGCTGGTGAACTGCGCCCTTCTTGCGCTGTTGCGCGTCTACCAGGTCGCGGTCGCCTCGACCGAAGGGGCGCTTTTCCAGCAGGTGCTCCTGACCATGGGGCTCGTCTCCATGGCCTTCGCCGCCGTGTTCATGGCGCGCCAAAGCGACTTCAAGCGGATGCTCGCCTACTCGAGCGTCGAGCACGTCGGCATCATCGCGGTGGCGCTGGGGCTGGGGAAGGGGGCGCTCTTCGCGGGGCTTTTGCACATGATCAACAACTCCCTCACCAAGGGGGTGCTCTTTCTCTCCTGCGGCAACATCCACCGCGCCTTCAACTCCAAGAGCACCCAGTTCGTGCGCGGCGCCCTGCGGCGCACCCCCTGGTCCGCGGCGCTCTTTCTCGCCGCGTTCCTCGCCATCACCGGGTCGCCTCCCTTCGCCCCCTTCGTCAGCGAATTCCTGATCGTCTCCTCCGCTTTCGGGCAGGGGAACCACTGGACCGGTGCGCTGTTCCTGCTGTTCCTGGCGCTCATCTTCATCGGTATGGCCTCCACCGTGCTCCCGGTGGTCCTGGGCGAGCTGCCGCCGGACCTGGAGCGGACCCGGTACCGCGATGCCGTACCCACCGTCGTCCCCCCCCTGCTGCTGATGGGGCTGGTGCTGGTGCTGGGGCTGTGGATCCCGTCGCCGCTGCAGGATCTCTTGCACGAGGCGGCGCAGCTTTTGGGAGGTGAGGCATGAGTCCCGCCATGGTCTTCACCCAAAACGGCGGCGTCCTGTCGCGCCGCGAGATCCCGCAGCACGCGCCGGAGCGCTTCGCCCAGGCGCTTCTTTCCGCCCTGGCCGGCGGGTGGCGCGTGGTCTCCTACTTCGGCATGCAGGAGGAGGACGGCGTGCGCCTGTTCTGCCTCCTCTCCTTTAAAAGCCACGCCACCATCGGTGTCATGAGTACCCTGATCACCGGCAAGAGCTTCTACTCGCTGGTGCCCCAGGCGCCGCAGCTGCACCTCTTCGAGCGCGAGATCGCCGAGCAGTTCTACCTGAACCTGGAGGGGCACCCCTGGCCCAAGCCGGTCCGCTTCGCCCCGGCACTCGGCTCCCTTCCCGGGGATACCCCGGAGCCCCCGCCGACCATCGGCGTGATGGACTTTTACCGGGTGGAAGGCGAGGAGGTGCACGAGGTAGCCGTCGGCCCGGTGCATGCCGGCATCATCGAGCCGGGGCATTTCCGCTTCCAGTGCTTCGGCGAGGAGGTGATGCACCTGGAGATCTCGCTGGGGTACCAGCACCGCGGCGTCGAGCGCATGATGCAGGGGCGCCCGGGCGAGCGGATGCGCAAGCTCATGGAGACCGTGGCGGGCGACACCACTATCGGCCACGGCACCGCTTACGCCATGATCGTCGAGGCGCTCTCCGAGACGCGGGTGCCCGCCAGGGCCCAGGCGGTGCGCGGCATCGCGCTGGAGCTGGAGCGGCTTGCCAACCACACCGGCGACCTGGGCGCCATCGCGGGGGACGTGGGCTATCTTCCCACCGCTTCCTTTTGCGGCAGGATCCGCGGCGACTTCCTCAACATGACCGCGGGGATCTGCGGCAGCCGCTTCGGCCGCGACCTGGTCCTCCCCGGCGGGGTCCGCTTCGATCTCGGCGCCGACGGCGCCCGCCAGCTCTCCGACCGCATCAAGGTGGCCCGCGAGGAGGTGCAGAACGCGGTCGATCTCCTCTGGGACACGCCGTCGGTACTGGCGAGGCTCGAGGGGACCGGCGTGGTGAGCGAGCAGACGGCCATCGAGCTGGGGCTCGTCGGCCCCGCCGCCCGCGCCAGCGGCCTGAACCGTGACATCCGGCGCGACCACCCCTTCGGCATCTACAGCATGAGCCAGATCCCGGTGGAGACGGCGAAAAGCGGAGACGTCTACGCGAGGACCCTGGTGCGCTGGCTGGAGATCGAGAAGTCGCTCGATTTCATCGAGGAGCAGCTCTCCCAGCTTCCCGGCGTTGCCGTCGCGAATCCCGTGCGCGAGGTGGCGGGGGAACAGCTGGCCGTGGCGCTCACCGAAGGGTGGCGCGGCGAGGTCTGCCACGTGGCGCTGACCGACGCGCGCGGCCACTTCCAGCGCTACAAGGTGACCGATCCCTCCTTCCACAACTGGACCGGTCTCGCCCTGGCGCTCCGTGGGGGGCAGATCTCCGACTTCCCGCTGTGCAACAAGAGCTTCAACCTTTCCTACTGCGGGTTCGACCTCTAGTGCACAGAATCCCCTAGGAGGCTGGGCCGATTTCAACTCCCCCTCCCGCGAGGGGAGGGGGAATCGTAACTGTTGGTGTAAAGACAGGAGTCGCATCATGATCAAGGCCATACTCGCCCGCATCAAGCAGGGGCATCGCACCATGGCGTACCCGAAACAGCCGCTGCCGCTGCCGGAGCGCTTCCGCGGCTATCCTGAGCTGAAGAGCTCCCTGTGCCCCCCGGACTGCCGTCTCTGTGCCGACGCCTGTCCGGTGGGAGCGGTGGGGTGTGAAAACGGGCTCGCCGTCGACCTCGGCAAGTGCCTGTTCTGTGCCGGGTGCACCGACGCCTGCCCGAGCGGTGCCATCTCCTACAGCAACGACGCGCGCCTGGCCGTCAACTCCCGCGAAGACCTGGTAGTGCGGGCTGGGGAGGAGCGCAGGCTGGCGCAGGCCCTGGACCGGAAGATGCTGGCCCTTTTCGGCCGCTCGCTCAAGTTCCGCTCGGTAGTCGCCGGCGGCTGCAACGCCTGCGAGGCCGACAGCAACGTCCTCTCCACCATCGGCTGGGACATAGGGCGCTTCGGGCTGCAGTTCGTCGCCAGCCCGCGTCACGCCGACGCCCTCTGGGTCACCGGCCCGGTCACCGAAAACATGCGCGAGGCGCTTTTGCAGACCTACCGGGCCATCCCCGCCCCGAAGCTCGTCGTCGCCTGCGGCGCCTGCGCCATCAACGGCGGCCCCTTCATAGGCTCCCCCGCCGCCCATGACGGCGTGGACCGCCTGCTTCCGGTCGACCTCTACATCCCGGGGTGCCCGCCACACCCGGTGACCATCCTCGACGGCCTGTTGCGCCTGCTGGACCGGATGGGTTGAAACGGCTTCCGCTGAAAAGGCTTGCACTCCTGCGGAGTTTCGGTTATTCAGGAGGTTGCCGCTTCTTTCGCAGTACTGCCGCTACAGCGAGTCGCCATGAACGATGCGCACATGGGCCCCGCGCCCACCACCTCCTCCGCCGTACCCCACTCCACCCGCCCGGATAGCGTCCCGGTCTGGAGTGTCGCCCTCCTCGCCTTTCTGCTCGCCCTGTTCCTGTCCGGCTCGATCATGCTCTTGTACGAGGCCAAGCGCCAGGACGCCCGCCGCCAGCAGGTCATCGGTCTCACCGTCAAGGCTGCCCACGACATCCAGGAACAACTGAACCGCTCGATTTCCTCGACTTACGCCCTGGCCGCCGTGATACGGCAAGGCAACGGCAAGATAGACAACTTCCAGGAACTGGCCAGGGAGATGCTCGAGCTCTACCCGGGACTCAGCGCCCTGCAACTGGTCCCCGGCGGCGTCATCTCGGAGATCTACCCGCTGCAGGGAAACGAGAAGGCGATCGGTCTGAACCTCCTGGACCAGGCTAACGCCAACAAGGAGGCCATGGAGGCGTTGCGCCACCGTTCGCTCACGCTGGCGGGACCCTTCGAACTGGTCCAGGGCGGATTGGCGCTCATGGGAAGGCTCCCGGTGTATGTGAAGGGGGGCGAGGGACAACAGCGTTTCTGGGGCTTCACCGCAGCCATGATCAGGCTGGAGACCTTCTTCGACACGTTGCAGTTGCACCGAACGCTCAGCGCCGAGTTCAACTTCCGTCTTTCCAGGATCAAGCCCGACACCGGGACGCTCGACGTCTTCTGGAAGCAGGGGGGGAAGCTCACGCGACCGGTGAGCCAGAAGATCGTCATCCCCAACGGCGAATGGACCCTTTCCGTGGAGCCGGTGGGAGGGTGGTACCAGTGGCGGACGCTCCTTGCCGAGGGGGGACTGGTCCTCATCCTGAGTTCCCTCGCCGCCCTGACGGCCTACTGGCTGGCCAGGCAGCCCGTCATCCTGCGCCGCATGGTCGAGGAAAGAACCCGTGAGCTTTCCCAGACCAACGCGCGGCTTGAAAACGAGGTGGTCGAACGCAGGCATGCCGAAGAGGCGCTGCATGCCTCGGAGTTGAAACTGCGCTCCATCTTCGCCTCGCTCACCGAGGTCATCCTTGTCCTGGACGCCGAGGGGCGCTACCTGGAGATCGCCCCCACCAGTACGAAGAAGCTGTATCTCCCGCCCAACGAGCTGCTGGGGCGGAAAATCCCCGATCTCTTCCCGAAACAGATCGCAGATTTCTTCGTCTCCACCATCCGCAAGGCCCTCGCCGCCGGAACGACCGTCGCGGTCGACTACAGTCTCGACATCGAGGGTGAGGAGATCTGGTTCACCGGCAACGTGACTCCCATGCCCGGCGGCCGGGTGATCTGGTCCGCCCACGACATCACCCAGAGAAAGAGGGCCGAAGAGGAACGCCTGAAGCTGGAAAAGCAGATGCTGCACGCCCAGAAGCTGGAGAGCCTCGGGGTGCTGGCAGGGGGCATCGCCCACGACTTCAACAACATCCTCACCGTCATCGTCGGCAACACGGACCTGGCCCTGATGCGGCTTTCCCCCGATGCTCCGGTTGTCGAAAACCTGCGCCGGATCGAGCTGGCGGCGGCGAGGGCCTCGGACCTGGCCCACCAGATGCTTGCCTACTCCGGCAAGGGACATTTCGTGACCGAGGAGCTGGACCTGAACCGCCTGGTGGAGGAGATGGGGCACATGCTGAGCGTCTCGGTCTCGAAGAAGGCCCAGCTCGTCTACAACCTGTGCCGTCCCCTGCCTGCCGTCACCGCCGACGCCACCCAGATCCGCCAGGTGCTGATGAACCTGGTCATCAACGCCTCCGAGGCGATCGGCGACCGCAGCGGGATCATCACCATCTCGACCGGGTGCGAGCAGTGCGCCGAGTCCCGCCTCGACCGCGCATGGCTCTCCGATCCGGTCCGGCCCGGGCTCTACGTCTACGTGGAGGTGTCCGACACCGGCTGCGGCATGGACCGCGACACCATGGCCAAGATTTTCGAGCCGTTCTTCACCACCAAGTTCACCGGGCGCGGACTGGGGATGGCGGCCGTGCTCGGCATCGTCCGTGGCCATCAGGGCGCGATCCGGGTCCAGAGCGAACCGGGGCAGGGGAGCACCTTCAGGGTGTTCCTCCCCGCCGGCGACGCGCCGGCCCGGCTCGAGCACCCGGAATCCCCGCCGGGGGAGACCTGGCGGGGGAGCGGCACCGTCCTGCTCATCGACGATGAAGACAACATCCGCGCCCTCGGCACCGAGATGCTGGGGGAGTTGGGGTTCCAGGTGGTGACGGCCGCCGACGGGCAGGAGGGGGTGGAGATCTTTCGCCGCCGCAACGACATCGTCCTGGTACTGCTCGACCTGACCATGCCGCAGATGGACGGGGAACAGTGCCTGAGGGAACTGCACCTGATCGACCCGCAGGTGAGGGTGATCATGTCCAGCGGGTTCAGCGAGCACGAGATCTCCCGCAAGTTCCCGGGGACAGGGATTTCCGGTTTCGTACAGAAGCCTTACAAGCTCTCGGCGTTGCGGGAAGTCCTTTCCTCGCTGAATTGGGACAGCTCTCGTCCGCTTCGTTAATCCTCTTGTCAATGCCTGCTTCTTTGAGTACTATCCGGACTTTACAAATACTCCCCGAGGGAGGCATCTCATGAAGTTCCCTTTCTTCCGTGCCCTTTTGCGGACGCTCCCCTTGTTGCTGGTCCTTTCCGTCGCCGGTTGCGGCGATATCGAGTGGTTCCCCCCCTACGTGAGGCAGCCGACTTCCCCGGACCCGTTCTCCTTCAAAGCGGTGACCGGCACCGACAAGAATGTGGATGTCACCTCCGCTGCCATAACGGTCGGTGGGCTCACCGCCGCTACCTCCCCCATCAGCGTGGGCGGTGCCACCGGCAGCAGTTACTCCGTCAACGGTGGCGCAGCCACCAGTAGCGCCGGGACGGTGAAAAACGGCGACACGGTCACCGTGACCCACAAGTCCGCAACCACCCTGGGGACGCTGACCAAGAGCACGCTCACCATCGGCGACCAGAGCGCCGACTTCTTGAGCACCACGCGCTACATCGATACGCCGACCTTTTCGTTGACCGTGCTGCAGCCGGCGCCGTTTCGTCAGGCCATGGCGACCATCACCAGTGTGGACGGGGCGGTCGGGACGCACGTGATCAGCATCAAGGATTCGTCGAATTCGGGCCTGGCGCAGTACGGGATCAGTGACAACGACACCATTCCGACCAACTTCACCACGGTCACCCAGACCATTGCGTTCCTGAACACCCGGAGGATCTTCGTGCGCAACCGCTCCGATATCGTCGATGCAGGCGCCGTAACCACGCTGACCATCGACGGCGTCGATGTCGTGGTGACGCTGACCCCGTAGCAGGAGCCGCTCCGGGCAAAAGCACGAAATTTTAAATAGCTTGCATTGTCACAATCAAGCTGCTAAGGTGGCCAAGGTCCGGAATGACCCGGACAATTAAAACAAGCAGAAAGCATGGAGAAGGTAAAAGTAAATGGTTAACGGAACTGTAAAATGGTTTAACGACAGCAAGGGGTTTGGTTTCATCGAGCAGGAGAACGGCGACGACGTGTTCGTGCACTTCTCCGCCATCACCGGCGACGGGTTCAAATCCCTGGCTGAAGGCGATAGCGTCACCTTCGAAGTGGTGAAAGGACCGAAAGGGCTGCAGGCCGCCAACGTGTCCCGCGTCTAAAGGTTTTCCTCAGCGCTGCAAAAAAGTCCCGGAGCAATCCGGGACTTTTTTTTTGCCTTCCCGCCGTACTCCCCCTGCCGCCGTACTCCCCCTGCCGCCGTACTCCCCCTGCCGCCGTACTCCCCCTGCCGCCGTACTCCCCCTGCCGCCGTACTCCCCCTCCGCCGTACTCCCCCTCCGCCGTACTCCCCCTCCGCCGTACTCCCCCTCCCGCTGCGCGCCGCCTCCCGCTGCGCGCCGCCTGTCGCGGCGCCGTCGTTGACAACATCTCCCCTTATGTTATGCATTATTGGTCAAAATTAATGTCAATAGGGGGCACGTTCATGAAGATCAACAGGAAAACACGTTATTGCTGCATCGCAGTCATCGTGGCCGGCATCGCGGTGGTGGGGCAGGCGGTCGTCCGGGACCGCGGGGTGACGTCGTATCACGAGGATGTGGCACATGCAAAGCGCTAGCAGAATCACGGGCCCGCAGGCCTTGAGGCCGGGGCGGAAAAGGAGGTAGACCATGGGCATCACCAAGAAGATCTCTCTAGTTATGGTTGCCATGTTGCTGGTCGCGCTCTGGACCGGCGTCGCCTGCGCCAGGAACGAGGCCAAGAAGGTGCAGAAATCCGCCGACGTGCTGCAGGACATCATGAAGATCCCGGAGAAGGGCATCCCT
It encodes the following:
- a CDS encoding hydrogenase large subunit codes for the protein MSPAMVFTQNGGVLSRREIPQHAPERFAQALLSALAGGWRVVSYFGMQEEDGVRLFCLLSFKSHATIGVMSTLITGKSFYSLVPQAPQLHLFEREIAEQFYLNLEGHPWPKPVRFAPALGSLPGDTPEPPPTIGVMDFYRVEGEEVHEVAVGPVHAGIIEPGHFRFQCFGEEVMHLEISLGYQHRGVERMMQGRPGERMRKLMETVAGDTTIGHGTAYAMIVEALSETRVPARAQAVRGIALELERLANHTGDLGAIAGDVGYLPTASFCGRIRGDFLNMTAGICGSRFGRDLVLPGGVRFDLGADGARQLSDRIKVAREEVQNAVDLLWDTPSVLARLEGTGVVSEQTAIELGLVGPAARASGLNRDIRRDHPFGIYSMSQIPVETAKSGDVYARTLVRWLEIEKSLDFIEEQLSQLPGVAVANPVREVAGEQLAVALTEGWRGEVCHVALTDARGHFQRYKVTDPSFHNWTGLALALRGGQISDFPLCNKSFNLSYCGFDL
- a CDS encoding 4Fe-4S binding protein, which codes for MIKAILARIKQGHRTMAYPKQPLPLPERFRGYPELKSSLCPPDCRLCADACPVGAVGCENGLAVDLGKCLFCAGCTDACPSGAISYSNDARLAVNSREDLVVRAGEERRLAQALDRKMLALFGRSLKFRSVVAGGCNACEADSNVLSTIGWDIGRFGLQFVASPRHADALWVTGPVTENMREALLQTYRAIPAPKLVVACGACAINGGPFIGSPAAHDGVDRLLPVDLYIPGCPPHPVTILDGLLRLLDRMG
- a CDS encoding ATP-binding protein, with protein sequence MNDAHMGPAPTTSSAVPHSTRPDSVPVWSVALLAFLLALFLSGSIMLLYEAKRQDARRQQVIGLTVKAAHDIQEQLNRSISSTYALAAVIRQGNGKIDNFQELAREMLELYPGLSALQLVPGGVISEIYPLQGNEKAIGLNLLDQANANKEAMEALRHRSLTLAGPFELVQGGLALMGRLPVYVKGGEGQQRFWGFTAAMIRLETFFDTLQLHRTLSAEFNFRLSRIKPDTGTLDVFWKQGGKLTRPVSQKIVIPNGEWTLSVEPVGGWYQWRTLLAEGGLVLILSSLAALTAYWLARQPVILRRMVEERTRELSQTNARLENEVVERRHAEEALHASELKLRSIFASLTEVILVLDAEGRYLEIAPTSTKKLYLPPNELLGRKIPDLFPKQIADFFVSTIRKALAAGTTVAVDYSLDIEGEEIWFTGNVTPMPGGRVIWSAHDITQRKRAEEERLKLEKQMLHAQKLESLGVLAGGIAHDFNNILTVIVGNTDLALMRLSPDAPVVENLRRIELAAARASDLAHQMLAYSGKGHFVTEELDLNRLVEEMGHMLSVSVSKKAQLVYNLCRPLPAVTADATQIRQVLMNLVINASEAIGDRSGIITISTGCEQCAESRLDRAWLSDPVRPGLYVYVEVSDTGCGMDRDTMAKIFEPFFTTKFTGRGLGMAAVLGIVRGHQGAIRVQSEPGQGSTFRVFLPAGDAPARLEHPESPPGETWRGSGTVLLIDDEDNIRALGTEMLGELGFQVVTAADGQEGVEIFRRRNDIVLVLLDLTMPQMDGEQCLRELHLIDPQVRVIMSSGFSEHEISRKFPGTGISGFVQKPYKLSALREVLSSLNWDSSRPLR
- a CDS encoding cold-shock protein; amino-acid sequence: MVNGTVKWFNDSKGFGFIEQENGDDVFVHFSAITGDGFKSLAEGDSVTFEVVKGPKGLQAANVSRV